ATGATTCGTCCATATTGAGACTGCCTAAAATCCCCTCGAAGTAAATCAGCGACGGACCAAATGAAGGCTGCGACCTTGGAAAAATTACTGTTATTCAATTTACATCTCACAAATAAAAAACGGATGGTGACTTTTTTCGTTGTTGCCTTGTAATGACGGCATCAAGTCAACTTAGCAATGGCTTCTCTATGGCTTTTATTTCCTCTTCTAACTCAGATATCCTTTTTTCCAAATCACATAAATTTCGATATTTGCTAACAGTAGCTAGCTGCTCGCTTTCTGTTGGTAGCGGAACCTTAAAGGACTCTAATAACGCACGGTTATTTAGATGCTTCATATTAGCCCCTGTTTCCAAACTTTTGAATTGGGCAACAGCGGATTGAGTACGCAAATAGACCAACAGGTATTCTGGCGTTATTTTCCTCGCTATTTCACTGTCTTTTAGTCGAAGTGCCACGCAGCTTTGCGATACAACAGTACTTTCACTGGGCAAACACCCGACGATAGCGCTTTCTCCTATTGTCCCCTTCACCGAAAGCACCACATCTCCTTCTTCTAAGAAAGCAATATCTCTAGCCCTTAGATGGATTTTCCTAGTTAATGGTCCATTTACGGGACTCCAGCTCCCCAGGTGTGGTATTCCAAATTCTAGCGCACTCTTATCTTCCTCATTTTTACTTAAAGCTGATGGTCTGATTAATGAGCAGATTTGGCTGAGGGGTATCGCATTTGGCCCAATATCGGCCGGAATGTTTACATAACGGTTTGGGTTTAGCAGATACCCTTCCTCACGTACCTCTTGAATGTTTACGGTACGAGATACCCCCTCTTTTTCTTCTCTGCCGAGAATAAGGTTTTTGTTTTCTTCCAGTGCCTTTGCGGCGGTTTCATTAAAGCGCAGTGGGATATCACTCAAATCTACCATGTGGATATCTTGGCCCTTTTCCTGGTTGAAAACCATATCCATAATCGCTATAGAGAGTGGAGTATGGCTGTAAACTCTTGGAGGCGTTAGGATAATAGAGCTTAGCTGTTGGCCATGCTTCTCATCATCAATAATATATTCACGTAAAAGCCTTTCTTGGCCAACTGTATAAAGTGTGTTTTGACTAACACAAAATATAGCCTGCTTAGTTATGCGTGCTGATAGCTCATGAATTAGCCAAGGTTCAAATCGAGCATAGTTTTGTTCCTTGCAGCTTTCGTTTGAACTCCACAGCTCAATGGTTTTTCTATTAAACCCACCTGAGCTTAACCCTAGAGGGGAGGTAGTTATCACATGAGTAGATTTAAGTTGATGTACTTCTTGGCTAGATAAGGCTGTTGAACTAATTTTTTTATGGGAGGGTTGTCCGTACACTATGATGAGCAGAAGAGGGAGAAAGTTTCTAGGTAGGTTTAAAATTTGTGTGTGATTAACTTTCCATCCGCGACGAACTGCCTGTAAGGCTTGCATTCCAATAACATCAAAGGGTAGCCAAAGTACGTCCTTTTCTTCAGGCTTTTCTAACATATCCAATAAAAGCTCAAATGTCTCAAGAGCTAATACACCACCACCATACGATGCTTGGCTATTTTGTATAAAAAACTGTTGCAGGATTTGCAGTAGGTCGCCAGAAAAAGCACCTTCGGTATCACATAATCTTTCAACGATAGTAATCGCTTTGGATAAAAGTGCTTTATCTTCATTAATGACCTTAGTGGAGAAATAGGACGAGTTCTCCAGGGGTATCCCTGCGGCTCGTATTTTTTCCCAAGCGCCATCACTCATTAACTCCCATAAGTCTTTTAGGTCTGGGATATTACTTTCAGACTGCATACGGCCTATAGCTAACCAAGTCAGCGCAAAAGATAAGAGTTCATCTTCCCGAGCATAAGCACGACCTAGTTCTAAAAGACTTTGCAGTGTTTTGGATAATACTTGTGTAGAGTTAGTTTTCACTGTTGCTATTCCTTGTTTTTCTTAATGACGGTGTGAAACTGTTAATACAGCGTCGTTTTCTACGTTAACAACTGCATAGACACCTTGTATCTTGTCTAGCAAAGGGACGGGGCCCAGTAGTTTCTCAAGCTTTTTAATTGAGCGTTTATTCATAAAGTATCGGATTCCGCCTCTTCCGTCATACTCTTTTTGCCCATATCCGAGGACTAGGGGTAGGTAGTCCTGAGTAATACCCCTTTGCTGCATACGCGTTTTGGCGTGGTTGGATACTTTATATTGCACTGGTCTTGAGTAGCTCATAGCCGCCTCCGTAATCATCATGATTTAAATAGTATCATTCTACTTTTTAAAAGTAAATCCTACTATCAATCTTTGTTGTTTTTGTTAACGGGCGTTATATGTAATAATTAGTTTCAAGAAAAATAAGCTACTTAACCATATATAGGAAATAAACCATGCTACGAGTCGGCGACCAAATTCGATTAACCGCAGAGGAGAAAAGAACCGTTGATTTGTTTTGTGACGGGGCTAACTTGCCAGCACCTACTACTGTGCAAGAGCTTGAGAAGATTTTGTTAGATGCGAAGGCTTGCTATGAACAGGAGAATCAATTTGACGATAACCCTGAAGCAAAGCTTTTAGCAGTGATGGCGGAAGACTTTTACCATCAACTTATGGGGCTTCCTTGTGTCGCCGATGAAATGAATGATAAGGCCTGACTAACCCCGACACTTTTTATGGTAAAAAGATGAACAACCATAAGGGGTTAAACATGAGCAAAGGCTACCGTTATTCAGATGAGTTTAAGCAAGAAGCTGTCAACCAAGTGACCATCCATGGTTATGCTGTTGTAGACGTTGCTACGCGCTTAGGCATCAGTGATAAGACGCTGTACAACTGGATTAAGATCTTTTCCAAACCGGTTAAAAAACGACTGGAAGATAATGATTTACAAACAGAAATCGCCCGTTTAAAGCGCGAACTGAAGCGTGTTGAGCAAGAGCGCAACATCTTAAAGGAAGCCGCCGTGTTCTTTGCCAGCGAGTCAAAGAACGGTACGCGTTCATAAAATCTCGTCGCCACCGTTATCCTGTACGCTTGCTTTGCAAAGTGATGCGTGTTCATCACAGCAGCTATTACGCTTGGGTTAAAGCGCCAGAGAGCAAGCGGTGGACACTATGGCTATCGCAACATCCATCTTGATCTTGCTGAGGCTGGTATCAAATGTGGGCGCGATCGAACACTGAGATTAATGCGATTGGCGCAAATTTGTGCGCAACGCGGCTATAAAAGACCTAAAGGTTATTATAGTGGTAAGCCTTATATCACAGCGCCCAACACGCTCGACCTTGCTTTTAATGTGTTTGCGCCGAACCAATGGTGGGTCAGCGATATCACCTACATTCCCACCCAGGAAGGCTTCTTGTTCTTAGCGGTAGTCATGGACTTGTTCGCACGCAGCATTGTTGGCTGGTCGATGTCTGAGCGGATGACTGACACTCTGGTTCAAGATGCTTTAATGGCTGCTTATTGGCGCCGTAAACCAGAAGGCACTGTGCGACTGCATTCGGATCAAGGCTCTCAATACAGCAGCCGTGATTTTAGGGCGTTGCTCAGTTCACTTAATATGGAAGCCAGCATGAGCCGCAGAGGCAATTGTTGGGATAATGCAGTTGCTGAAAGCTTCTTTAGCAACCTTAAAAAAGAAAAAATACGCCGCCATAAGTACAAAACACGGGAAGAAGCAAAGCGGGCTATATTTCATTACATCGAGATGTTTTACAATCCAAAACGCAGGCACACGCACAATCAGCGGGTGTCACCAATGAACTATGAAAAGCAGTATTTTATGAATCAAAAAAGTGTCTGAGAAAGTCAGGCCTTATCAGAACGCTTAATAAGCTCTTTTGCGACCTCTCCTACTATTTGACAATGATCAAAGACAGAGCGCCCTAGCTGCTTATTTCCACTCTCATCTTCATATGTTTTTGCTGGGCAGTCTTGATATGCTATAAAAGAGTTCTCTTTTTTAGAATATAAATTTCTTTTTCTCAGCATCTTTATTTCCCACGTTATTTCATATTGCTAGAATCTAGCCTTATTTTTAACCTGCTCATTGAGTTAAATGAAAATTAGATTTCAAGTTCGATGAATTTAGCCTTTACCCCGTCTTTTTTATTAATACTCTACTACATTCTGATACATAATTATGGCTATAACCAACTTGTATAAAAAGACAGGTTTACTTAACGTACAGGTGAGCAGCTAGTTCTGCGCCTTACTCACTAAGTTTATTTAACCAAACAACCAAGGTTGGATTTCTTGATAATTCGTTAAAATAAGCTGTTGGGCTGTTGGATTCCCGTCTAGCATTTTTACGTTAACTTGCATTTCCTGTAATAGGTAATGTGCTAAAGCGGCTCGCACCTTAATTTTAAGCTCACCTTTTTTCATCCCATAGTCATGCTCTAATACAGCCTGTTGCGCGGGCGTTAGACGTGGATCAGGCTGGATACATAACATGAGATGTGTGTTCCAATGCGTATCTTCAGGCAAGGAAGTCAACCATTTCCCTTCCATTACAGGTGTACCTTGAAAACGACTGAGTACAAAGTCTCGATACGCCTGCGCTTTTTCGCACCAGGCGCGTAAATGCCAACGCTGCCCTGTATTCACAAAACGCACTGGAACAATAATGCGACCCTCATAGTTAGGGTTACTGACACTAATATAGTTAATTTCTATACGCATCTTCTGACGTAAAGCTTGAACAAGTGAGCGCATGATGACTGGCTTAACCAAGCGTGCTGGTGTCATCATTACCGCAGTATCTACATGATACTTTCCTGCTTTTTCGAATTGATAGGTCTGTTGTCCACTCATCCAATTTAGATACTCAGCGACTTCTTCACTAATAAAATGAGGGGTAAAAGTTGCAGAGGGTAGGAAAGTCTTCTCTGAAGAGCAATAATCCAATTGACTGGAATAGTCACTTTGATAGCACGAAATCGTCTTACTTGCTTGCTGGCGCCCCAGTTGACAATAATGCTGTAAATAACCACTATTTACTCCCCCCTCCCAATTAGCGAATAACTCAATTAACCAATACCGCCGCTCTATATTTGTTTTAATCATCGTAAGTCCCGTATAACCAAACCTAAATACCTCCATAATTTAACTGAATTACTGTATGAAGACGTAGAAAAACCCCAAAAAACACATCTGGTTTTTTGGGGTTTTTAATTATGCCTTTTAAGTCTTAGGCTAACGATTATTTAGCATTTGGGTCTTTAGTAAAGCGCAGGTAAGGCAATTTAATATCTAAGGAGCCAAATTTTTCTTTAGCTTGCTCATCATTCAAACCTAAGCCCACGATCACATCCTGACCGGGCTGCCAATCAGCAGGTGTAGCAAGAGGCACGCCGTCTGTCGCTTGAATTGCATCTAAAGCACGTAGAATTTCAGCAAAATTACGACCTACGGACATGGGGTAAGACATGGTTAAACGGATCTTTTTATCAGGTCCAATAATAAATACGGTACGCACCGTAGCACTGTCAGCCGGTGTACGACCATCAGGCAAATACGCATCCGCTGGCAACATATTATAGAGTTTAGCCACCTGCAATGACGTGTCATCAATAATAGGAAAGTCTGCTGGCGCACCAGAGAACGCCTCGATGTCACGCTTCCATTTTTTATGATCCTCTACATCATCCACCGACACACCCATAACCTTTGTGTTGCGTTTTGCAAATTCAGGCGCTAAACGTGCCACAGCACCGAATTCAGTGGTACATACAGGCGTAAAGTCTTTAGGGTGTGAAAATAAAATCGCGTAGCTATCACCCATCCAATCGTGCAGCGTTAACTCACCAGCGGTAGAGTCAGTCGTAAAGTTTGGTGCAACATCATTAATACGCAATGACATCATGATTCCCCTTTTAATAGTTAGTACAAATAGCTACTTCAATCTTAGCACAACCTGACTCAGTTATTTAGCTCTTCCTTCGTTATATACAATCAACTTTTTTATCTCAAAGAACATCTCTGCTACTATCTTCTTTTTACGTTAAAAGTATGACAAAAAGGAGATTCATCATGAAAATTAAAAAATGGCTAGCTCTTGGCGTAGCCTGCTTTGCCCTCAGCAGCACAGCGGCACTGGCTCAAGAAACACGCGAGTTCTCTGTTTCCACCGTCCTATCTGACGCTTTCCCTTGGGGGCAAGCAGCCGAAAAATGGGCTGAACTGGTTAAAGAGCGTTCCGATGGGCGCATCACATTAAAAATCTACCCGAATGCTCAGTTAGTATCGGGCGATCAGACCCGTGAGTTCTCTGCCATGCGCAGTGGCTTAATTGATATGGCTGTAGGTTCTACCATTAACTGGTCAACTCAAGTTCCCGAAGTTAACCTGTTTTCACTCCCTTTCTTAATGCCTGATAATGCAGCAGTAGACGCCATCACTCAGGGCGAAGCAGGTAAAATGGTATTTAACGCGATTGAAAAACGTGGTGTAATGCCATTAGCGTGGGGCGAAAACGGCTTTCGCGAGATCTCTAATTCTCGTGCCGCTCTTTCTAATCCCGAAGACCTAAAAGGCCTAAAAATTCGAGTCGTAGGCTCACCTTTATTTTTAGATACCTTTAATGCTTTAGGTGCTAACCCCACCCAAATGAGCTGGACAGATGCGCTACCCGCGCTGACAACCGGTGCCGTTGATGGTCAAGAAAACCCCTTGGCTGTTTATGACGTTGCTCGAGCAGACCGTGCCAACCAAAAATACCTAACACTTTGGCACTACATGAATGACCCCCTAATTTTTGGTGTAAGCCAGCGTGTCTGGAGCACCTTATCCCCCGAAGACCAAGCGCTTCTAAAAGAAGCCGCTGTTGATGCTGGTAAATGGGAAATCGAAAAATCCCGTACTGAATTAGCCGACACGCTAACTAGCATCCGTGAACGTGGTGTAGAAATTACCGAACTCACACCAGAACAACACAAAGCTTTTGTAGACGCCACTCAAAGCGTATACGAAAAATGGATTCCCCGTATTGGTAAAGATCTCGTTGATGCGGCTCAAAAAGCCATAGCAGAACGTTAATCTTACATAACCAATGGGCGCAGCAACTCTGCGCCCTTGTTTTTATTGTTGATTTACTTATGTCTAAACCTAGAACCCGTATCGAGTCGTGGCTAGGGGTTATTGCCTTAGCCGCTATTTGTATTATTAGTCTGGCCAACGTTGTGGTGCGCTACACCACCAATGCCTCTTTTGCTTTTACCGAAGAATTTTCTGTCTTTTTAATGGTGATCTTAGCGTTTGCGGGTGGCGCTGTCGCCGCGCGCAGCAATGAACATATTCGTATCACCCTCTTAGAGCAAATGGTGGGGCTCACCGGACGCCGTATTCTTTACATACTGCAATGGTTAGGAGCCGTTGTGGTTTTGGGTTTGGTCGCATGGTATGGGGGCAAGCTCACCTACGAAGAATATGCGTGGGACTCCCTCTCTCCTGGTCTGGGTTATCCTACTTGGATTTATTTAATCTGGCTCCCTTTATTATCAGTTGCCATTATTATTCGTTGTACACAAAATCTCGTAGACCGACTACGTCAGACTGACAAGGAGCAGGCATGAGCCCAGATTTATGGATGTTAGTGGCTTTTGGCCTTTGTTTGCTCATTGGTATGCCCGTTGCCTTTGCGTTGGGCTTAGGTGGTGCTGCTGGTATTTTGATGGGGCTCTCGCCCGATATGTTGGCCACACTAGGCACCAACACTTACAACAGTATCGCTAAATACCCATTAATTGCGATTCCGCTATTTATTTTAACTGGGCTTATTTTTGAGCGTGCTGGGGTCGCGGCTAGCTTAGTCACCTTTGCTCAATCTCTCATTGGTCAACGCCATGGCGGTTTAGCTCTGGTCGCCGTTCTCGTCTGTTTAATCATGGGTGGTATGAGTGGCTCAGGTCCAGCTGATGCTGCAGCTGTTGCGATGGTGATGTTACCTAGCATGACCAAAGCCGGTTATCCCCGTCCTTTTTCGGCTTCATTAATTGCGGCCGCCTCCTCAACCGCCATCCTTATCCCCCCTTCTATTGCCTTAATTCTGTACTCAGTCATGATGCCTGGGCTGGATTTACGTGCCTTATTTGCAGCGGGCCTATTCCCTGGCATTTTAGCGGGTGCCTCTTTATTAGTACCTGCCTACCTCTTAGCTAAACGCAATGGATGGGAGTCCGAAAAAACAGAAAACCGCCCCGCTATTAAAGACAGTTTTTTCAAAGCCCTGCCCGCCTTATTTGCCCCTGTGATTATTCTAGGTGGCTTACGTTCTGGGTTATTTACACCCACAGAGGCGGCCGTGGTTGCCGTCACCTATGGTCTGTTACTTGGTGTAGTCGTCTACCGACAACTGACGTGGCGGTCGCTACTAGAGATGTTTAACGAGGCAGCTAAAATCTCTGGAGTCGTATTACTCATTATTGCTCTAGCCGGTATTTTTGCTTGGGCTGGCACGACCTTAGGTACATTTACCCGTCTTGCTGATGTGATTCTATCTATCTCGGATAATTCCTGGACGCTTTTATTATTAGTCATGTTTTTGGTTCTATTAGCAGGCATGCTATTAGATGCCATTTCCATCTATTTAATTCTCACACCCGTCCTCGTCCCATTGATTAATCACTTTGAGTGGAATCCCATTTGGTTTGGTATCTTACTAGCTATGAATATCGCCATTGGTCAATTCACTCCCCCTGTTGCCGTCAATCTAATGGTTACGACCAAAGTCGCCAATATTCGTCTTGAGCACACCTTTGGGTGGTCCATGCTGTTTATGGTGACCATGTTTAGCGCTCTACTCTTAGTTATGATCTTTCCCGGAATTGCCCTCTGGCTTCCCGAATACCTTGGCTTTGCTATTGACTAAAATGGCATAAAAAACCCTTGGGGTAGTTTTCACTATCCCAAGGGCCACCACAGGTACTACTTCACAAAATCAATACAACTAGAAACTGATATTTAGGCTCGCCCAGATAGTACGGCCTGGATCATTAACTATTGTGTTTCCAGCATAACCAAAACCGGCATTACCAGCTAGGTTTAAATGCTCAGAATACGACCGATCAAACACATTATCCACCCCAATCGTCAAACGACTGGTTTTAGTTGGCTGATACCCCGCGTGCAATGCCAATGTGCTGAAACCTGAGCTAGCACCAAAGTCTTTACCCACCACATTACCCTGATGTTTCGCATAACGTGTTTGTTTAGCGACGACGCGCCATACCGCCCCCGCTGACCAATTCTCACGCTCATAATCCACATTAAAGCGCGCCTCCAATGGAGGCATTTGAGGCAAAGCGATACCATCGGTACGGTTTTTACCCCAAGCATAGGCCCCATATTAGGGGAGATCAACTCCCAGTAATCGGGCATACGCTGTACATGGCCCAACCCAGCATACAGTTTAGTATGTTGCAAATCATGCTCATAGCGTACAAAACCACTTGGTAGGGTTTCGGTACGCTTTAGCCCTTGTGTAGGATTGGCTCGCACCATATTTCCCATACCGGTCGTTGCACGAAAATCCTTAGCCGTAGCCCGATCTATACGTGCCCCCGTGATCCAGCGCTGGTGGTTACTTTGATCCCACGTTAACTCTGCAAACACCCCTGCATTCGTAAAGTGCGCGTCTTTAATCCGTGGATTTGATTTGTATGGCATGGACCCCATACTACGGCGCAATCGGTGGCGGCTATTTTGATAAATCTTCAAGTGCCAATGAGATCGTGGTCCCGTCGGCCGTACAAAAGGTCATCGTCACTTGACCATTACGCCACGCCTCGGGGTCCGGCATATAACCAATCGGTATCAAGCTACGTATCAATAACCCACACAACAACACAAGCACGCCACATAGCGTGCCACATTGTCGCAATACGAGTTCTAGAGACGTCATTTTCCGCATTTTCAGTTATATATCGAATTTGTATCTAATTATTTGATCAAATCGGTGCTAAGTATATAACGATCCGAGTACAATCCCGCTTGATTATGTAGCAGTCTCACCACGCAGTTTTTGTTTTACTGTTTTTTGGAGCCCTAGCGATGTCTAGTACTTTGGCTATTATTGTCTCTCTACTGCTATTGATGTTTTTGGCATATAGAGGGATTACGGTTTTATTGTTAGCCCCGTTGATGGCGGCACTAGCTGTGTTTTTATCCGGTGATCTTGGCTTTTTATTGCCCATTTACACCGAAACATTTATGAAAGCCCTTGGTGGCTATGTACTCCAGTTTTTACCCATCTTTTTGCTAGGGGCTCTTTTTGGGCAGCTCATGGCTGATTCTGGCGCTGCGAATACTATTGCCCGCTGGATTGTAAAGCGCTTAGGGCCTAAGCACTCTCTGGCCACTGTGGTTATTGCATGTGGCCTGCTAACCTACGGCGGCGTTTCTTTATTTGTGGTGGCCTTTGCCATTTACCCCATTGCTCGTGATCTATTCCGTGCTGCTGAGATTCCCAAACGTCTTATTCCTGCGACCATTGCGCTGGGTTCCTTTACCTTCACAATGACCGCCATGCCGGGCACACCAGCTATTCAAAATGCCATCCCTATCCCCTACTATGGCACGAACGTCTTTGCCGCCCCAGGGCTAGGTCTCATTGCCTCTGCCATCATGTTAGTTGGTGGTCTATGGTGGCTACAAACTCGTGTCAATAAAGCGAAAGCCGCTAGCGAGGGCTATGGGGATCATGAAAGTGACCGCAATATCCCTATGGATGGCAATATTGAATACGAAAAAGGGCCTTTATCCACCATGCCATTGTTTTTGGCGCTATTACCATTAATCTTGGTTATTGGTGTGAATGCGATTTTTACCTATTTAGTTTTCCCTAAAACGGATTTCAGTGCACTAATCGAAAAATTCCCTCAGGTCACGCCGCAAAAAATGGCGGGTCTATGGGCATTAATTATTGCACTCGTGTCAGCGTGTTTTACCCTAGTGGTGACGCGTCTGGGTAAATGGGAAAACCTAAAAGAAACCGTAAACCAAGGGGTATTTGGTTTTATGCTTCCCCTATTTAATACGGCTTCTGAAGTAGGTTATGGTGCAGTTATTGCGGGCCTAGCTGGATTTACTATTATTCGTGATGCCGTATTGAACTTAACCCCAGGTAACCCATTGATTTCCGAAGCCATTGCAATGAACGTTTTGGCTGGTATCACTGGTTCTTCATCGGGTGGTCTTAGTATCGCTTTACAGACCTTAGGCGCCGATTATTTAGCCATGGCACAACAAGCTGGGATTAGCCCTGAGCTTATGCACCGTGTCGCTGTAATGGCTGCGGGTGGCTTTGATACACTGCCCCACTGTGGTGCTATTATTACGCTTCTGGCGATTTGTAAACTAAATCATCGCCAAGCTTACTTAAATATAGCAATGGTGACGATGATAGCGCCTGTTTTTGCTATTATTACCGTCATTACATTAGGTACATTATTCGGTAGTTTCTAATACAGAAGATTTAGGCTAAACGCTCTCTTCAAAGAGGGCGTTTTTTTTATCACATCTCTTACAAATTACAACTATAGAATCTGGCCTAAAATAAGCTCCCTTATCTTACTGCTCTGCTTATTTCTTTTATATGCTTGAGACTTATTCCGCCTCATCGGCCATGTCCCGCTATTGCGGCATCGCCATATTCCTTTTTGCCCTACTTGCTCTCACAGTACCAAGCGGGTATTCCTTAGGGGCGATGTTGTTACTTTTAGGCGGTCTCTATACGCTAACCCAGTTTAAGGTTGAGCTTAATCGCTCAGACTATGTGCTATTGGGTGTATTAGCGTTATTTAGTATAGAGGGAGCGATCAATAATCTTTGCCATCAGTTAGGGCTAAATTCCTATGACAAGATTATTCGCTTTGCCTTTGCTATACCTGTTTTCTTCTTGATACGTTGGACAAAGCCTCAACTGCATTGGGCTTGGTTAGGCTTAGGTATTGGGACTATAGGAACTGGAATCACCGCCACAGTCCAAAAATTTATGATGGGAATTAGCCGTGCAGAAGGTTATACCCACACCATTCAATTTGGTAACTTATCCATGTTGTCAGCCCTTTTTTGCCTAGCGGGTTTAGGTTGGGCATCTGGACTTGAACATCACAAACGAAAACCTTATCTAATCCTGCTCTCTTTAGGGGCTGTGAGCGGTATTTTTGGGTCATTATTGTCAGGCAGCCGCGGAGGTTGGGTGGGCCTGCCCTTTGTACTACTTGTACTATTTAAGGCCTACCATCCCTTTTTTCGCTTCAGAACCAAAATCATAGCAAGCGGTCTACTGACTATAGCCGCCCTAGCTGTTTTTTTTACGCCCCAACTCCATGTAAAAGATCGCATTTATGACGCTTTTCAGGATGTTCAGCAATATCAAGAAGGAAACAGCAACACATCTGTCGGTGCCCGTTTTGAAATGTGGTATGGAGCGATACAGCTCATTAAAGAGAAACCCATCACTGGCTGGAGCAAAGGCGGCTACCAACCTGCCATGCAGCATTTAGCTGAACAAGGTAAGGCCAACCCCGTCGTTAGCCAATTCGGACATGCTCACAATGAACTCATTGATCAAACCGCAAAACGTGGTCTAGTAGGACTGATGACGTTATTAGCATTATATTTAGTCCCGCTCTGGTATTTTAGTCCCTACTTAAGTCACTCCAACCTTGCCATTCGCTCCATTTCCGTCGCAGGTACATTACTCTCTGTTGCGTATATTGACTTTGGTTTATCTCAAGTCTTTTTTGCTCATAACAGTGGCGTTATGATGTTTGCCTTTTGGTTGATGATTTGGGCTGGACTATTGCGCAATACTATCGAGCACTACACGATGTCTGCTGCCAATCAGCAGTAAAGTTATTGCGTAAATGGACTTGGGGTTGCACCCTGCCCAACAACAGCAACTGCACCGGAGGGGGCAATGTCCCCACCCCCTCTATAAAACCTGTCACCTGTGTCTGACTCTGATAGTTAAGTTGCCCATTCACTTTACCCTCTATCCCGTGTTTAGAGGCATCGCAGTAACCACTAAATGTCATGGCATTATGCGTTTGACTGTCCAATTGCAACTGACATTGACCCAAGGCTTTGACTAAAAAATCCATACTCTTTTGCGGATCAGCTAAAACAGAGGCCTGAGTAGGTGTTAAACACTCATTAAACTGACTAGGATCATATTTATTGAGTTTTTCTAACTGCGCAGGCTTTAAAAAGGCAGCCGCTTGCTGTTTAATAAGCAGTAATTGTGGCCCAACGTTATTCCCCTCTACAAAAGTCTGTGTGCTAACTTGCCATTCTCCAGGCTGTGGTTGTACCGAAAAAGGGGCCGCCTGCATAGGCAAGGCTACACACAATAACAACGAGCCAACTGCAA
This Paenalcaligenes faecalis DNA region includes the following protein-coding sequences:
- a CDS encoding GntP family permease, which translates into the protein MSSTLAIIVSLLLLMFLAYRGITVLLLAPLMAALAVFLSGDLGFLLPIYTETFMKALGGYVLQFLPIFLLGALFGQLMADSGAANTIARWIVKRLGPKHSLATVVIACGLLTYGGVSLFVVAFAIYPIARDLFRAAEIPKRLIPATIALGSFTFTMTAMPGTPAIQNAIPIPYYGTNVFAAPGLGLIASAIMLVGGLWWLQTRVNKAKAASEGYGDHESDRNIPMDGNIEYEKGPLSTMPLFLALLPLILVIGVNAIFTYLVFPKTDFSALIEKFPQVTPQKMAGLWALIIALVSACFTLVVTRLGKWENLKETVNQGVFGFMLPLFNTASEVGYGAVIAGLAGFTIIRDAVLNLTPGNPLISEAIAMNVLAGITGSSSGGLSIALQTLGADYLAMAQQAGISPELMHRVAVMAAGGFDTLPHCGAIITLLAICKLNHRQAYLNIAMVTMIAPVFAIITVITLGTLFGSF
- a CDS encoding O-antigen ligase family protein gives rise to the protein MLETYSASSAMSRYCGIAIFLFALLALTVPSGYSLGAMLLLLGGLYTLTQFKVELNRSDYVLLGVLALFSIEGAINNLCHQLGLNSYDKIIRFAFAIPVFFLIRWTKPQLHWAWLGLGIGTIGTGITATVQKFMMGISRAEGYTHTIQFGNLSMLSALFCLAGLGWASGLEHHKRKPYLILLSLGAVSGIFGSLLSGSRGGWVGLPFVLLVLFKAYHPFFRFRTKIIASGLLTIAALAVFFTPQLHVKDRIYDAFQDVQQYQEGNSNTSVGARFEMWYGAIQLIKEKPITGWSKGGYQPAMQHLAEQGKANPVVSQFGHAHNELIDQTAKRGLVGLMTLLALYLVPLWYFSPYLSHSNLAIRSISVAGTLLSVAYIDFGLSQVFFAHNSGVMMFAFWLMIWAGLLRNTIEHYTMSAANQQ
- a CDS encoding DUF3617 family protein, whose protein sequence is MKKIAVGSLLLCVALPMQAAPFSVQPQPGEWQVSTQTFVEGNNVGPQLLLIKQQAAAFLKPAQLEKLNKYDPSQFNECLTPTQASVLADPQKSMDFLVKALGQCQLQLDSQTHNAMTFSGYCDASKHGIEGKVNGQLNYQSQTQVTGFIEGVGTLPPPVQLLLLGRVQPQVHLRNNFTADWQQTSCSAR